The DNA window ATGTCATATCATGATGTTCAGAGTTTTAAGCCAAGCCTCCATGTCCACCCCCATCTCGCACTCACCCCGCAAAATTTCAATCGCATCTCACACCCTACACTTGTCCATCAAGCATGTAAACAAATAGCTTGCCTGGTCCATGGAAAGCTGCTCAATCTGCATTGACTGGTGGAATCATTTAATAAGCTAAATGAGCTAATTGTAAAAACTGTTGACTTAACAAGTTAAAAAAGGAATAGAAAGTACTTTTTCTGATTTtaaccggttcagaactttattatACAGGTCAGAACAGTGGAATGGAATGAAAATAATTGTAGTTCTGAACGAAATGATTGGTaaataattttggttccaacccctgaaTTTAACTAAACAATCCATGCAGAAATGCATATGACTGCAGTCATGCATACACCAACATTTACAACCAGCCAGCTTGTACAGGACATTCTGAGCTTTCCTTACCTTTGGAACTTCTGTAAAGATGTATTTATTTAAGATACACTACCAATTATTCCATCATAGACATGTAGCTATATAGGGCATGTTATTTTCCCCTGGTCCGGTTCTTGTTCTCAGAAGACACAGCTTGGCTGGTGTGTGATGGCGCCCAGGAGTGTATTAAACACGCTACTATATGAGACCTGCTGGCCTTTGGAATTCAATTGAGTCTACAGGAAAAACACTTACGATAAGAGCATGATACAGGGGTCAGTTAAGGAGTAAATTAAAAACTTGCCAGAAGAATGAGTCAGATGTTTGATCTTTGAAGTCTATTGTTGCTGCTCTTTTAGctattttatactgaacaaacacaacatgtaaagtgctggtcccgtgtttcatgagctgaaataaaagcttatttctctcaaagttTGTTAGCTAGCATTTTATCCTTTGCTAAGATGATctatccacttgacaggtgtggtatatcaagaagctgattaaacactatggtaattacacaggtgcaccttgtgctggggacattaaGGCCATAGATTTCTTAAGTTCAGAGGGAGCTTGCAAATGGCATGCTGattgcaagaatgtccaccagagctgtttccagagaattgTATGTTGATATCTCTATCATAAGCCGTGTCCAACcgtcctcacaaccgcagaccacgtgtaaccacaccagcatagggcatccacatccggcttcttcaccagcGGGATCGTCGGGGTGTGGGGGGGATAGAGGAGTATTTCTATCtctaaagcccttttgtgggggaaaactaatTCTTATTGGCTGGgcatatgccctcccaggcctacCCCAtggctgcccagtcatgtgaaatccatagattagggcctaatgaattgatttaaattgactgatttccttatatgaactgtaactcagcaaagtCGTAGAAATGTTttatgttgcgttttatatttttgttcagtatagattaaAATTGCAAACAACTTACTctgatcaggtgggaccattcccCAAATTATCATGATTTCACTATGTGCACCAAACAGATTTTCTACCAACTAAGTTCTTAATTTGGGCTCAGGTTGTCTTTACCAGGGGCTAAGGTTAGAGAGAACCACCCTGTCAGCACTAACAAACAGCAAAGCAAGACAAATGTACCACTGGTTTTCCCCTTCCTTTTTACTTTGGGTGAAATTACTCCTCTTTATGACTAGCGGAAAGACTGTGTCAAGAAAATGCAGTTGCCTGCATGTTTGTGGTTGGCAAGGTTACTTTAAAAGTAACGCATTATACATTAATTGGAAGAAACAGGCGAAACGAGGCGGTACCATCCAACAAAGAAATGCTTGTTTTATATTTCCATTGTGAACCGTTTTCcacagtgtgccctaatgaattgAAGCCCACAATGGGGTTCTGCATGCATGGTAGCCATTTTGTATTCCTAGTGCTCACCACCCAGCCCCTGAGCTGTGGAGTGTCAACAATCAGAGGTGCAGATAATAGAAGAGACAGCTCTATCAGCAATAACTGTGTTTCACTCTGCTTCCTGTTCACATGATAAATAATTCCCCACTCCCTTCATCCACACCAATTGACTTAATCAAAGTTAAGTTGTGTTCCCCAAGTTTTAGACTTTTTTCGGCTCATTTGTTCAATTAATCCCATTACGCCATTGCTGGTGTCTGATCATCCCGGCCATTTCACAACTTTGAATAAAGAGAGCCAGCTATCTCCCCTATCAGATGGATATGAGACGGGTGCCTCTTTCCATCCCGCTCAATTACAAATAATCTTGAGCAGCCTCATGCAATCAAATAGCTAGCAACATTGGAAGATTTTTAACCAAGATACCTCCCAGGGTTGCAATCCTCTACCTCTGTTTTACACAGATCCCCATGAACCACGGTATGTCTCATAACAGCTTTTTTTCAAAGACCATCTCCATAGACCGACCCTCAATATAAACTGCACTCCCATTGATGTGAGCTAAACTGATTGTTGAAACCTTTCTCGTCTCTTTGTTTAAAGCTATGCTGCTGGGATGAGGAAGCGCAGCCTCAGTGACTGCAGCGATGACTCTGGTGAGGAAGACGAGGTAGAGGGGAGCAGGAAGAGACCAAGGCAACAGGCAGCTGCCAAGCCCCTGGACACTGGCCTCTCTCTGGCTGAGGACGAAGAGCTGGTCCTGCATCTGCTAGGGAACCGGCGCTAGGGCTCACGAAAGAGAGGACATTTACCGAACACTCTGTGTTATGGAGGATCCTCTTCAATGTCTTGTCGTCATTATTTGGATGTTCCCCACTATTTTGGGAACATTAGAGATTTCCCAAACTGTCAAATAAAACATACAATTTACTGTTACATGTGATTGTTTTACTGTAGTTACCTGTGCttgtttggtaaaaaaaaaatgcaatttaaCATGGAAAACATTTCACAAGTGCTTTAGTTAGTACCTATCCACATACTGTTTTACTTTTCTTCTCAAATGTTTCTCTTTGTTCTAAAAGAACCTTTCAAGTACCCATCCATTTTATGACAAAGTAATATCTCACAACCATTTTCTTGGCGTACGTGTTTCTCTGCATCTCGTTCCAAGTGATGTCTATTGTAATATAATGGCATGGAACATGCTGCACCTTGACTGGAATGATTTGATTCTAGCTCAATGCAGGGGCCACCATTCACTTGGTTAAAGCCTGAAGCACACTTTCATGTTTTTCTTTTTACAGATGTAAATGACTTTGGCACATTCTAGAAGGAAATGAATGTATAATTCCTTCTACCCCCTGTGGCCTCACCAGAGATCTACTCCACACACTACTAGGGGGACTGGCAGGCTGACAGatgtacagtacaagtcaaaagtttgaacacatctactcattccagggtttcctttatttgtactattttctacattgtagaataagagtgaagacatcaaaactatgaaataacacatggaatgatgtaataaccaaaaaagtgttaaacaaatcaaaatatatttgagattcttcaaagtagtcaccctttgtcttgacagctttgcacacttggcattctctcaaccagcttcataaggtagtcacctggaatgcatttcaattaacaggtgtgccatgttaatTAGTGGAATTTATTTcgttaatgcgtttgagctaatcagttgtgttgggacaaggtaggggtggtatacagaagatagcgaTATTtaataaaagaccaagtccaccaacagctcaaataagcagagagaaattacagtccatcattactattagatatgaaggtcagtcaatttggaaaatttcaagaacttttacaTTTTCTTGAAGTGcagtgcaaaaaccatcaagcgctaagatgaaactggctctcacgaggaccgccacaggaggggaagacctagagttacctctactgcagaggatacgttcataagagttaccagcctcagaaattgcagcccaaataaatgcttcacagagttcaattaacagacacataacatcaactgttcagaagagactgcgtgaatcaggccttcatggtcgttttgctgcaaaaaaaaacaatactaaagggcaccaataagaaaaagagacatACTTGGGCCAAGAGacccgagcaatggacattagaccggtcggaaatctgtcctttggtctaatgagtccaaatttgagatttttggttccaacctccatgtctttgtgagacgcagaataggtgaacagatgatctccgcatgtgtggttcccaccatgaagcatggaggaggaggtgtgatggtgtgggggtgctttgctgctgacactgttggggatttatttagaattcaaggcacacttaaccagcatggctaccacagcagcgacacgccatcccatctggtttgcgcttagtggtactatcatttgtttttcaacaggacaatgacccaacacacatccaggctgtgtaagggctatttgaccaataaggaaaGTGATgtaatgctgcatcagatgacctggcttccacaatttcccgatctcaacccaattgagatggtttgggatgagttgaaccgcagagtgaagtaaaGGCAGCCAACGAGTGCTCAGAGTATATGGGAACTCATTCAAAACGGGTGGTAAAgcgttccaggtgaagctggttgagagaatgccaagagagtgcaaagctgtcatcaatgcaaagggttgaatctaaaatatattttgatttgtttaacacttttttgggttactacgtgattctatatgtgttgtttcatagttttgatgttttcactgttattctacaatgtagaaaatagtaaaaagaaaaaccctggaatgagtagatgtgtccaaagttttgactgTCAGTGTACATTATGCAGACATGCTTGTCCCAGATCCCAAAACCACTCTCTATTTTCTGACCCTTTCACTTTTTGTGTTAAATATTCTCTTGCTGTCCCGTTGGTACTCTCTTTCACTCTTGTTGCTCTCCATCACACAGTTTCCCCCATTACATCTTACTCCTCTCTCGGTTTTGTTCTCTGGCTCTCACTGGCTTTTTCATCATGGATTTTTTTCTGTCTCCACTTGTCCTATTCCCCCTTTCCCCTCACTGCAGTTCCAGCTTTGAAAGCTGCCCTTTCTCTGGCTTTAAGCCAATGCAGGCTCAGATTACTTCAAACCACTGCCTTCTCTGTGTGAAGCATAAATTGCTGCATCACTGgtccaaaacaaacaacagtAATGTAAATCCTTCAAGTCCCAGTCACCATCTGTGTCCCATTACCTGTTATTGCTTTATCCCATTTTTTGGGGGGCTTATTCGTTTATTTTTTATGCTCGGCTGTAGTGCCACTTGACTTGATAGAAATGAAAGATCCATGTCATTGACGGTAATATCAAAATAGGTGTCACTAGAGTTGCAAAATTCCCTCAACTTTCTGGTAAGATTCTCAGGTTTTCCAGAAGTCCTGGATGAAGGATTCCCAGATGTCCTGCTTATTCTTGATGACAGGAATATtctaaccaggatttctggacatTTTTTGGTAAAGTTACGGTAATTTTGTAATGGGGCACAGTTGGTGACACGGACTTCAAGGTATTCTATTACTTTTATTGGCATCGGTGGTGAAGCTTGTTATGCCTTTCACAGAGAAGGAAGTGGTTTCATGTCTGAGGCTCGCCTGGGGCAGCTTTCAGATCTCGAGCTCCCAGCACATCATGCTCAAAGATTACATGGGCGTAGGCCCTGCCTATGACTCCCTTGTAATTGACATAACTTACGCTGAAAAAAATTGAAAAGCAACAATATTCAAACacttgactgagttacagttcatataaggaaatcagtcctaatctatggatttcacatgactgagaatacagatatgcatttgttggtcacagataccttaaagaaaGAGGCGTGGATCAGAGAActcgtcagtatctggtgtgactaccacttgcctcatgcagcgtgtgacatctccttcacatagagttgaacAGACTGTTGATTTgtgtcctgtggaatgttgtcccacacctcttcaatggctgtgcaaagtttctggaactggaacacgctgtcgttcACGTTGATCCAGGGCATCCCAAgctgctcaatgggtgacatgtttggtgaatatgcaggccatggaagaactgggacattttcagcttccaggaattgtgtacagatccttgcgatatggggctgtgcattatgcTGAAACGTGAtggtggttacacgtggtctgcggttgtgagaccagttggacgtactgccaaattctctaaaattacggaGGCAGCTAGAGAAATGAACatccaattctctggcaacagctctggtggacattcctgtcgtcagcatgccaattgcacactccctcaacttgagacatctgtggcattgtgttgtgtgacacaaatgcatattttagagtggtcttttattgtccccagcacaaggtgcacctgtgtaatgatcaaattagccttttgtgcgtatggaacatttttgggatatgttatttcatctcatgaaacatgggaccaacactttacatgttgcatttttatttttgttcggtgtaaTTTAGCAGATCCCGAATGCTGTAGAATGCCAGGATGAGCTTTTTCATAATCTGCCACCCCAGAGTGTATTTTAGTGTTTTTGACTTTTGTTGTCTCCTCCTGTTACAGAACTGATCACTTGAAAATATTTGGGACAGAGATTTAACTTCCTGAAATCCAATAGTTTTTCATTTATTTCTATGAGTAGTTATGTATGAAAGATGTCTTAAACCCACTTAGTGTGCTTGAGAGGTCACCTTCCTCTGCAGTACTTTGTTTTTCCTTTCTGTAAAGCCCATAGGCACTCGTCTTACTCTCCCTTTAACATGTCAGTGGTCAGTGGTTAACCAGGGGAGCATTATCTTCACAGCTATTTTACAATAATGTACTCTCAAAATAGAAAGTCAGCAAATCTCTATTGTTGCTTCAGTACTGAAAATGGCCTCCTTTTGTCAGTGCATCATTTTTGTGGAAAAGCTATTGAAAGATATATGGTAATATCTACTTATAACAAGTGTGGAACAATGTTGAGTTTTATTTGAATATACCTCTTAAGAGACCTGAAAGTTGCACAGCCGTAAATCCCCTTTTCAATGCAGTCTGGGTTTTTATACAGTAAAAGACTAAAGGTGTCATGTTTAGATGCTACCCACTTATTAGAAGCGTATCTGGCTTTTGCCCTTTGTATAATATATGGCCTTTAAATCGGTCAACAATTTTGGGAATGAAGCAGATGGCCTTTTTGTGGTGTTGACTCCCCCTTTTGCCGTGCTTTGAGAGAGTGAGTAATCCAGGGAAGGCTGGATTACTGGGTTTTAGCGCAGAGTCCTCTGCCTGTCCTTTCCAACTAAATCTACATAATTAGAGAGGGGGAAATATAGACTGCAGAAGACGGAGCAGCAAAGTGAGTTTCTCCCACAATGACCTTATCAAACTTAGCCAGAGCAGCAAACAGTCAGGCCCTGCTCACGGCAGTGACAAATGGAGCTGATGAAGTTGTGTGTGATGGGGGCGGATGGAGGCAGTTCCTTAAGTTTTAAGCTGTCTGTGTCCACAGTCATCCATCAGGGCTGTGTGCCCTCCACTCGCCTCGCCATCCACTTTGCCCCAATTTTTCCAACCTTTTCCATCCTTATCTTCCTTTCTTTATGCACAGAGGACAAGCATGACCCACTCCAATCCACTCATATGGCCAAAAGACCATAGCCCTCAAGCTCCTCTTTGGTCACTTATTATCAACATCTTTGTCTCAGTATTACCAATGCTTCTCAGAACTGGCCCTTGTAATAGTGTAGAGGGGTAGAAAATAACCCTGCCCCTATATACCATTGCCATGGTATAGCATTGAGTAGATGGTTCCATTTGTAGACTTTTATTTTCCTTGTTACCTTGTTGATGTTATAAGGTCTAGTTTGTCATCTTGAGTGTGTGCAGTATGTTGATATTCCATGCACATCTCATGGTAATGTTTGCTGTAATGCAGCGTGACTCAGATATCAGTCACATTTCACTGTGAGTGATGAGTTCAATTCAGGCATTTTTGTGGGGGAAAGAAAATCTCCCTGTCTTTGTAAATAGTGTAATTTTCCTAGTCATTATCAGTCACGGCAATGAGAAACAATGattctgtctgtgtttgtctaaCGAGTTCACCTTGTTAACGATTGAACACAGTGGAGAGAGAACCTCTGCCAGGCCCCAAGATGCAACAATCATTTATTAATGTGTGTATGGACTCAGGAGTGTTTGCTTATACTATCCTCTAGGTTGGGGTTCCCAACCAGGAGTTTTGACACCAAAATGGGATTGACAAAAGTTTACATTGGATTGCAGGCACTTCCTTGATTTGaggttaaaaataaaaatgaagtCAAAGTTGAACAAAATGATGATGATCTATTTTAACTTCTCCCATGATCTTGAAACTGAGGGGTATACTGCAAAGCAGGATAAATGAGTCAGTcagctaactttgataaacaacCAAAAATAACTGTTGATTTTCTGATTTATTATGGAAgctaaacatgtttttttgtttgttgaatcAATTAGACCATGCATATTTCAAGCTTATCTTTATTAAAAATAAGaagttatttcagaatatttagctggctaactcattgaacCTCCTTTATACTATACTTCTGGAATCCATAGCAGTGAAACTGCAACGTCCGTTTGCGATATTGCAACAACAAAGAGGTTACTTAAAACTACGTTTTTTTTTCCCTCGGACATCATTGCACTTGAAAAGGATGTCACGATGCTTGCTTggcgagtaccacttcctcccaATTCTGCCCATACCTGGCACCAACGCAGTACCTCTCCTTCACAAACACACGTGACCACCGCCCTCAAGCATCTTACGCCGATCGCACCACCTCAAAAGCTAGATAATGAGACgtaagtttcacacatccccatgtgctacacaCGCGTAATAGTACATACACTACTgttctatttattttttactacgaTGCAAGATGCTCCTCTGCTCTGTTTAAAAAACTATAACCAAATCTGCCTGGGGCGATCAGTGCTGCTGCTTCACCTTACAAGCTGACCAGACCGCGTATGTGTGTCTGCTATtgcgcgcatgttgattttgtccccccacaccaaacacaatcaggacatgcaggttgaaatatcaaaacaaactctgaaccaactatattaattttggggacaggtcaaaaagcattaaacatttatggcaatttagttggctagcttgctgttgcaagttaatttgtcctgggatataaacattgggttgttattttatctgaaatgcacaaggtcctctactccaacaattgATCAGCTTCTAGTAAGCTCTCGTCCTTCAGggttcttctttggactttatatggcggttggcaaccaactttaaggtgcattaccacaacCGAATGGAGTGTGGACCCCAGTTCatatttcaatcacccacatgggtatatgctcctaaaaaacaatgaggagatgggagaggcaggacttgcagcacgtCGAACGTCAACGCAAACgaaagcagtgtgggtgcaatgattgaataacatgattgtgtacatttattttgcgatgCTCGCGCATGCAACAGCaagtggtgtggtcagcatgttatgcGAGCTCAGCTTTTACCTTTCCTCATCTGACTCTGACAGGGGTCCATACTTGCAAATATTTGAAAAATTAAATTAAACCTCCTTCTCAAAATGTGCATCTGCCAATTACAATCGTCAACGTAGTTGACGTAGCAACGTAGCATGTGATAGAACGCTACATTATAGCTGGTCCCATCAAATAACCTGGCATACgttagccctatgctaacctcACCAGCTGACAGTGATTTTTTTCCTGTCACAAATTCTGCATCAGCCAATCAAATATTTCAGACTTTATATCCACCAACCAATGGCATTACATAAAATAGGTCAACTTGGCCACCAGGGAGATATTTTAAACCTCTAAATTCAAGGACTAaagtgggattcgaacccattCACCGTCTACGACAAATACGAGGAGTTCTAGGCGCTCTACAGTGTGAAGCCAGCTATATGACCTGTCAGACAAATGCATGTGATCTAGTGCTTTGATTTTCAGAACGTGCCATTGGACTGCTGTTAAGTGCGCTTTCATGAACAAGTGTTAGATCACGTCCAACTATAGCAATGATTTTAATTGGCTAATAAGGTATTTCAACCGGATATAATCCCGCCAAACTCTCAGGTTAGCACAGGGCTAAATCTGTCAGGTTATCTGATGGGAACAGCTAACAGTGTTTGACCACGTGCAACTACGTCAATGATTTTAAGAGACAGAGGTCCAGGTTAAACTTCAACTTTTTCTAATGTATGGTCCTCAAGGTTCTTGCATCCTCAAAGTCATAATTTGGACATGGGTAATGTCATCATTTTCAGGAGCGAATGAGCCCTGCATATTGGTCGGGAATTTGGGCAACCTGGTTgcacatttgaaaacatttagcTTACATTATGTCTTGCTGGATGTTTGCATCTTTTGGCTAAACATCAGTTTTACAGTGAGTTCGTGAAATCATGTTGCATGTATTTATCCTTTACCACAGGAAATGGTGTAATTTGATTTACCAGCTCCCCTTCAGTAGACTCAAACCATTTGTATAAGATCCTGACTGTAAACTCTGGCATTGACAGTTCTAAGATCTGCTTTTACTGTTGGCTAAGTCAAGCATTTGTTTTTACAATGGGCCACTTAGGCCTACTTTACAAATGTAACTTGCTGTGTACAATTGGGCCCACTAGCCTATCTTGACAAGGAAATGCTGCTTTAGTCTACTACAAATACAGTCCAGTGATACTTCAAGTTTACTTATGTGAAGTGATTGATTTAGAGTtatttctgccccccccccccccccccctcatgaaTACCAGTAATCTCTATCAATTCCTTTTGACACCAGCTTTCCTTTTAGACAACCTGCATCACCATGGCAGTCCCAATGCATCAGGGTCAAATATGACCATGTGAAAAGTAAAAGTGAGTGAAATGCAATGTCGATAGTCTTAGGTAGACATGTCTGTTTGTAGTCGTGATGCTGTGCAGATGATTTCAGCACCAGTGTCGTGGGAACAGCTCCACACTATGTTGCATGCTTTTGCTGAAGTGcgtgcatgtgaccaatataatGTACGTTGGGGTTCAAGGCGTTTTTTCAGTTTATTGATCGCGTATCTGTAGGTCGTATAGGCTACGCTTGATGTTCTACTGTATACGTTTCCTCTAAGCTTTTCAGAAGGCAGAGGAGCCTGCAATGTAGACTCAAGTGATGAATGTGGAACACAGATGTGCATccactgtgggtgtgtgtggacagaGTACAGCTTTCGCATTGTGTGATACGTCATTGCGATCCATGATCATTCTCTCTGCTCCCCATATCGCCACTCCGGCCGGTCCTCGACTCTGAAACGGCTTCGACTAGACAGTTTCACCAGGTAAGAGATTAAAACATCTATTTTTTCCCTCAAACATAAACGAACAGACTGAAATATTCCAAGTGTTTTCTTGAATTTCTGACTCTTGAAAATAGCCTAGCTCAAATCATGGTGACCACATATTGTTTCATGTAAGTACATTCGTTTCATTGTAATTGTAGTAGCCTGGATGCTGCAGATGCACGTCTCAAGTGTGTGTTTTCCCTATTCACATAGGAACTTTTGCAGTAAATTGATTGGAATTGTATTATGGCTCTGGCGTCCAAATATAATTATGATTTCTGTTCTGGAGCCATACATTTGTTGTAATCTCAAAACTGACGCGCAATTACGCACGCCTAATAGTTCTCTCAATTATTTAAATAATTTAATCGGGCGTGCCGTGAATGGTGAGCCTATACACTGATGGCATATGCAGACCGCTGTAGTCTCGCTACACAATGTCATTGCCTTATTGTATTCTTAACATGTTGACACTGTTCTCAACGGGGTTTTAATTTCCATTTAGGTAAATCTAATGGGACAGTCAAGGCCTTTGATTCCATTTGCCTCGTCGCGCTGAGGTTGGAGAGGACATATTACTACCCCGAAGTGAAAATCAAAGCCCAACGAAATGACAAACAAGGAGTCCGAGGATGTGGGTCTCTCCATACCACTGTGCATCTACAACGGAGCTTCCCAAACCAATGGTACCTGCATGGACCAAATTGGCCGCTTCTTCCAACCGTTCTCCTCGACCTTTGCGCTCATGGTGCTGGTGGCCATGATAATTGGGATAATATTGGTTTCCCTGGCAGCATTTCACTTTAACAAGAGGAGAATGAAGAAGAGGAAGATCCAACGTGCCCAGGAGGAATACGAGCGTGACAACCTCAGCCCGTCCACCAAGGCGAAGAGAGAGCCTATGAGACCATGCATTATTGTCCGACCATCGCCTCGAGATGGCGAACACCGGCCACACTCCGCTGTCCAAAATACCAGTTATCACATTCAGGAGGACGTCGGTACCTTACCCATTACAAATAATGCGTCAGAATTGGATATGGCACACATTGAGCAAGGAGACGGACAAGTGCTGGAAACGGTCGTCTTGTCTTGATAACGCTGCAATTGAAAGTGTTGGGACTTTGTaaataatcaacatccacgttaTAGTTCAGGTGTAACTGACAAAAAACATAAATTTGGGATTAACTGGGAAAGCAATATGgcacaaaaacaaacaatatgACCTCAAGGAACTATGTTTGCCATTTTCATCACAAATCACACCGAGTGGATTGATATGTGCCACGTTTGTAAATCGTGTATAAAAGTAGAGTCCGTCAGTATATTGGAATACATTTGTGGAATAATTTCAGCAAAGGACCATTTGGTAGAGTATTGTAAATTGAAGACAGGCCACAAAGAAAGAGCGCTGTCCGTGGTTGTGAAATCCCAGGCCCACTCGAAAgagcgctgtccatggtgctgaaatgtaGATACGTTCACGTGCCCCTAGCACAATTTCGTTGTGTAGATGTAAATTGCTAGTTGTCCAAGTATTCTAAAGTATTTATTTCTGCAACTATTTCTACTACTGGACTTGCAAATGG is part of the Oncorhynchus clarkii lewisi isolate Uvic-CL-2024 chromosome 10, UVic_Ocla_1.0, whole genome shotgun sequence genome and encodes:
- the LOC139419479 gene encoding uncharacterized protein C11orf87 homolog, coding for MTNKESEDVGLSIPLCIYNGASQTNGTCMDQIGRFFQPFSSTFALMVLVAMIIGIILVSLAAFHFNKRRMKKRKIQRAQEEYERDNLSPSTKAKREPMRPCIIVRPSPRDGEHRPHSAVQNTSYHIQEDVGTLPITNNASELDMAHIEQGDGQVLETVVLS